The genomic interval AttgagacttttttttttttcctggttTCCCTACAGAGGAGGATGTGTACACGTTTGGCCTGGGCCAGTTTGGCCAGCTGGGCCACGGAACATTTATCTTTGAGGTGCGGCTGCCCAGAGCTCTTGAGCACTTCAGGAAGGGGCGGGTCCAACACATCATGTGTGGGGAGAACCACACGGCCGTGATCACAGGTTAGCCGACACCGGTCAACGCCCACGAGCCAaaaaacgacacacacacacccgccgcCGTCGCTCTATATTATGGGCGCAAGATATCTGAGTCGATGGCGTGACCGGACTTGTGCGTTGTGTGGGTGATGTGGCTGTGTTGCAGCGTGATTGACCTGTGGTTTTCATGGTCCCAGACAGTGGCCTCCTGTACACGTTTGGGGACGGAAGACACGGGAAGCTGGGCCTTGGAGAAGAGAATTTCACCAATCAGTTCAAACCCACTTTGTGTTCGCGCTTCCTCAAGTACAATGTCAAAGCGGTATGTGTTTAAAAGAAGACTATTTACGATATTATagatatattttttgtaataacATTTTCAACCCAACCCTATGATCATGTAATAAATAATAAGTGAAAATGGAGATCGATTCTTCATCCAAAGTCATTGCTGAAAAGTGCCTTCTTCTTTGCtcataacaaacaaaaaaactctATTCAAACATCTCCTACTTTTACCTAAATTGTTGTCATGAAAGAGTGTCTCCTGAACGGCAGACGGCGATCACGCACTCCTGTGTGACTTCCCATGCACGTGTGTTTTCCAGGTGACCTGCGGTGGCTGTCATATGCTGGTGCTGGCCAGGTACAGGGACAAGAGCTGTGAGGAGGTGACCATGGAGGAGGACGACGTGACAGAGAACTACCTGGAGAAGTCTTACACAGAGCTGCTAGGAGACACGTCCACCAGCCTCACCAGGAGTCTTTCTGCTAGGGTCAGGAGGCGAGAGAGGGTGGGTACTGGCACAGAGGGCCCAGTAGGCACTGAGTCAGACCAGTGATGCATTTGGTTGTAGACGTTTTAATTTAAAATTTGGCCTTGTCTAATTGTACATGTAGTCTTTATGGTAGTTGTATTTAATTCACTGTGATGTAAATCCTATTATTTTGGGTCCCTTATAGCAGTATCTATCAGGTTGTCCATAAGTGGGCCACTGAGAGTTGAGAACGCCAACAAACAGGATTAACGGCCCTTTATTCTACACTTAAAGCTTTTTAGACATCATGTTAGGTCAGGTGACATTTTGTGTTCCCCACAGCGAGCCTGCGAGCTTGTGTCCTTTTCCCAGGAGCGCTCGCCCGAGCAGTTTGGCTCCATGTTCCACACCCTGCCCAGCCTGACGTCCGGCCACCTCAACCCCCTGTCAGTGTCCAGCCAGCTGGCCCACAGAAAGGTGCACAACGACATTCACCAACACAGGAGCACGGGCTCAAACCAGAAGGGTACCTACAGAACATCTCActatgtctctccctcactcttcacCAAGGAGCTTTCTAAGGTTTCCAATGAGTCAACATCACTGTCCAGAGCAGTACCGCCTGTTGATATGTGTCAACTGTAACATCATTGTAATCTATACTGTCTGCCCTGATCTGCTATTCCAAATGTGAACTCCACCAAATGTTTGCTGATAGTGGCTGTCTAAAATTGAATTATTTAAAAGATTTGGGATTTTAAATCATCTGTCTTTGTGTAACTCTTTGGAAAGAGCGGAGAAATGCAAAGGAGGGAGACTGTCCTGTGGACAACCTAACAGACAACGTCAGCGTCAAAGACTTGGGAGACACAACTGACTTCTTAAATATGGTGAGTGTTAGCCCAGTCGCTGTCAATGCTTGTTTACTCCTGCTTTGAGAAAAGATTGGTATTTTCATTACCAAACTGTCACAAATTCCATCCAGACTGACTGGAATCGGTCTAATTATGTATATTTAATGAAATTGTTTCAATTTTTCAGTTTGGAGAATTTTATGTACAAGATTTAATTGACAATGATCAAATTAGGTCCTTCATATTACAGTCATATGATTCCAAAGATTTTTCACTTTAGTCTACTTTCATCCCATACTCATTAACTACTCCCAATTGAAGATAGGGGGAGAAttcctttttttaaacaaaggTTATGTTTCTTTCAGACTCACGTGATGAAACTGGACCCCAGTGACAAGACACTGACGTTGTCTCCTGTTCAGAAGGTAAGAGAAAGATTCTAGATATTTACTAGACTAGAGACTAGAGAAGCTACAAATGGCCTTTTATGGCAAATACTGAACCAAGTAAAACTTAGAATTCAGAGCGTCGTCTCTCATTCACATCATGCTGGTCAGACCTCTGCTTCTGtgcggacacatctttcactatGTAACACCGTTGTTCTACCTTTTCTCATGTTACCATCAAGTTCTGCCCTCTCCCGTCTCTGCATGGTTTGACTCTTTCattttttccttcttctaacGCTGTCCCTTTTTCCATCTCATGCCTTCTGGTGCCGGGATAGAGGAAGGGTAAGCTTGCAAGAAGGCATGTTAATGATGGTGCGATGGAGGAAAAGAGGGGCGGGGAAAGAGAAAAGTGTAAAGAAACCCAACTCCCAGCAGAGGAGGACGCCCCCAAACCCTCTCCGTCCCCTAAGAGGGCGGAGCTCACCCAGCGAAAGGCACTGCCCGGTGCTCATGCTTTTCAGGCACAGAGTCCTCACCACAAGAGCTCTCGGCCATGGGCACCTCAGAGCAGGGGCAAGGAGAACCTCATCATGGCTCTGCAGGCCATCAACCCCACAGAAATAAAGGCCCACTCCGCCAGCTCCAAGGCCGTCAGTGTAGGGGGCGTCAGTAAGGCAAAGTCGAAACCGCGTCCTTATGCTCAGGCGGCATCTAGGGAGGGGAAAAGGAAATTAATTAAGGCTGAGGACAAACGAGGTTGTGTGAAAGGGAAACCCATTGCTGATTACAAGCCGAAGCAAATGCAGCGTGTAGGATCCAGAGGTCAAAGTGTCGAGGTCACCAAGGCACTTGTAGAGGTCAACCCCAAATCTATAAAAAGGTCAAACGTAGAACAAGTCAAGTCCAAGGAGAAAGGTAAAGCTGTTATGGTAAGAAGTCAGCATGGAGATATAAGGAGTGCACCAGGCAAAAAGGTTCTAGAAAAGGCTGCCAGCAACCTTAAGCCCCCTCATGTGCTCTCAGAGGGCACTGAGGGTGCAACAGCTAAACCACGCGAACCTCACTTCGAATCTGACGGTCTCAAGAAAACCAAAAATGAGAGAAATGCAAAAGCACAGATCTCAAAACCGATCAAATCTAAGGACGACCAACAATCTGAACACACGCCAAAGCACAGTACACAGCAGAACCTCCTCACCCAGGTGACCTCTCTAGTGTCGGACCCAGGTCTCGAGGGCTCTCTGAGAATGGTGAGAGCTGTGGCTGATGTTATCCCATTTGGCTCACCATCGAGAAGTGAGTCAGCCTGTTTTAGCCCACAGGCTCTGAAAGTCAAGGACCCAAGTTTGTCTGGCAACGCCCGAAGCTCCGCGAGTGACTCACTGGactctgaaaactctgaatTGGGCAAGAGGACTGCTGGTAGCATCAGTATAACACCAGGTTCCCTGGAGCAGGTGACCGAGGAAAGAAGCTCCAACGTGGATCCTCAAGACAAGGGAGAAGAGCAGGAAAAAAgtagtggaggggaggaggaggagacctcGGACGAGTCCCAGCGAAGCGACGATAGAACACCCGTGAAGAAGGAGAGTGGACGCACTGGAGatgagggcgagggaggggtcGGAACTAGTGCAGAAAGTACGGACGGACACAAAATCGATTTTGTCGCTAGGCTCACAGATAGTCAGGAATGTGAGCCGTTGCTGCgagaggatgaggatggagggatatcGGAAAGAGAAGGTAGCGAAGGAGAGGAAGGCAAAAGTGGGACAGGCACAGAGCGTGGAGGGGAAAGTCAGTCAGAgttggaggaaaaggaggatggctccatggaggaggagcaagaggaTGAAGGGATTAGTGGGTCGTCGGAGGACCAGGGAAAGAATAGcgttgggaggggagagagcgaagagagtgaggaggaagaggatgagagtgCAGCCATgtcagagagtgaggaagaggaggaaagtggAGGGACatcagaaagggagacagagagcatgaAGGAGGAATCTGACTCTGAGGAGGAGCgcaatgaagaagaggaggacggAAATGAGGtcgagagtggggaggaggaggagaagagtgaTTCTGTCAAGTCTtctgaggaggaagaaagagagagtgaggaaaatGATAGTGAGTCTTCTGAGCAAGAAGAGGTGGAGAGCGAGGAAGCGGAGGtagagagtggggaagaggaggaagagagtgtggaagaggaggtagagagtggggaagaggaggaagagagtggggaagaggaggtagagagtggggaagaggaGCTAAAGAGTGATTCTGTAGATTCTtctgaggaggaagaagaaaaagagagtgaggaagatgaGAGTGAGTCTTCTGAgcaagaagagaaagaggaggtggagagcgaagaagaggaggatacGAGTGAGTCTGACAAGTctgcagaggaggaagatgagagtgAGGTAGATAGTGAAacagaggaggaaggtgaggaggaggaggaggcagagagcagtGCAGGCGAAGAAGAAGGCGAGGGcgaagaagaaaaggaagaggtAGAAAGTGACATGGATGAGggcgagggagaagaggagaccagTCAGATAGCTGAGGAAGAAAGTCAagaggaggagcaagaggaggaAAATGAGAGTGGAAaggcggaggaggaagaggaagtcaTGGAAAgtgaggcagaggaagaagaggaggcagagcaagaagatgaaaatgaaaaggaggaagaggaagaagatgacagaaggaataaaaaaaaagctGATGTCAGAAAGAAAAGCAAAGCAAATCTACGAGACGGATCCTCTGATGCCAAAGCTGTCAGGACTCAAGCAAAAACCAAACTGAAGCCTACTGGTAAGGGCCAGCCAGCTAAGAAATCTCATGATTCCCAGCAGTTCTGGGAGGATGTCTTACCACAATACCTCAACCTAAAATGATAGATAAAATGATCTGAACCAGACCATCATGTCTCAGGATAAACTTAAACACCAGTGGATCGATTATTCTCAGTTTtaatgtttttatacttttatctTTTATCTGATATATTGATCCAAACTCAAtactttctgtctgcctgtcagaacATTCTCGTTGTCTTTCTCTCATTGCCTTACCAATACACTGAAATGTAAATCCCCAAATGCAAAAGCTTGACGAAGCATGCAGTCCGCTCAAGTCACTGTTGTGCTAATGTTACTACTGCAGAATGTGGTTTGTGTGTACTTAGCAATCCCTCTGCCTTCCCACTAAGTAATTCCTGTAACAATTGTAACATAGCATTTGAAGGAGCAATTCCTGCTAAGTTTAGAATCAGCTGGTTCTCAATCGCAATGTATTTACTAAAGGTCTTCGTCAATGGTGTGTAATAAGAATAGTTTGAGATTTGCTGTTTTTTCATGGTTGAAATTGTCTAATAAATACGTAGACACAATGGTGTCAAAGCATCACATTCCAAATATTTCTATATATGTAGTTTCTACAGGAATCTTTATGAATTACTAACtaattgtggaaacacaccaGTTTGCATCCAAGGTATTTGTGTGATCTACTTCAGGTGGGGTCCCCATTCAATTTCCTAAAAGGCTTCTTCCCCTAGTGATAGCCACCCCTCCTGTGACTGGTGTAGTGATCCACTCCTAGAACCCTTTCCCTTGTGATAGCCACCCCTCTTGTGACTGGTGTAGTGATCCGCTCCTAGAACCCTTTCCCTCGTGATAGCCACCCCTCTTGTGACTGGTGTAGTGATCCGCTCCTAGAACCCCTtcccttgtgtttgtgttttctacCATTTCTTAAATTTTCACACCCCTTGGACGTTTTGACATAGCGTGTTCTGCTACAAAACAGAATCAAAATGCCAATTGGAACTCTCACGCTTTGCCTTATGATGAAACCCCAACCTTCACATGATCAGGATAGAACTAAGAAAGAACTGGTTGTTTGCCCATAGCTAATTTGGGCTTATTACAATTCTCACTTCAATGCACTTTGATTCTCATTTTAGCACTAGAATGCACGAGAATGTGTTAAAAGCCAAAGGGGGGATGTAACCAAGTGTCACTAAAGATATTTTCTTTGTAATTGATATCTATAGATATATTTGTGATATAAATGTGATGTTATCTTGTAGCTAGTAACCTGAAAAACGAATGGCATGCTAGAGGTTTGAGTATATCAGAGGTATAGTGTAAATGAAATGGGCCCAGTGGCATTCTTCAGAATGATTGCTTTCAGTTCCATGACAGGGACAttacattttcattatttaCTTTGACGTTTTATGTTCATTTGTCGAGTCCTTACATATTGATTCATTTTGTTCATTCTTTCCGGTTTCATACTCTTAAGTTTTTCTCCAAACCCTGTCTCCTCTGACAGGATTTAAGATCTGAAGCTGGAAGAGGAGATGAAGATGTAGAAGGAGAAGAAGCcgaggaggatgaagaagtAGAGGAGGAAAACGATatagaggaggtggagacagTCCAGTCAACAGAAATACCAAAACCAGAACAGGTGAAAGAAGAGACTCT from Osmerus eperlanus chromosome 21, fOsmEpe2.1, whole genome shotgun sequence carries:
- the LOC134007663 gene encoding transcriptional regulator ATRX-like isoform X2, which translates into the protein MAGEAVDDIPESGAVFTFGKSKFADNIPSKFWLKNDTPLNIACGDEHTALITENGKLFMFGSNNWGQLGLGSKTSVNKPTCVKALKAEKVRLVACGRNHTIVYTSRGHVYTSGGNNEGQLGLGDYEERTAFQLVNFLSTHGPIKMLAAGSNTSAALTESGKLFMWGDNAEGQIGLGKESNVTTPQEVTVGYAVSWVACGYYHSAFVTVDGGLFTFGERDSGKLGLTTDQLAGHRLPQLVRGVTQPVIKVACGGGHTVALTEEDVYTFGLGQFGQLGHGTFIFEVRLPRALEHFRKGRVQHIMCGENHTAVITDSGLLYTFGDGRHGKLGLGEENFTNQFKPTLCSRFLKYNVKAVTCGGCHMLVLARYRDKSCEEVTMEEDDVTENYLEKSYTELLGDTSTSLTRSLSARVRRRERERSPEQFGSMFHTLPSLTSGHLNPLSVSSQLAHRKVHNDIHQHRSTGSNQKERRNAKEGDCPVDNLTDNVSVKDLGDTTDFLNMTHVMKLDPSDKTLTLSPVQKRKGKLARRHVNDGAMEEKRGGEREKCKETQLPAEEDAPKPSPSPKRAELTQRKALPGAHAFQAQSPHHKSSRPWAPQSRGKENLIMALQAINPTEIKAHSASSKAVSVGGVSKAKSKPRPYAQAASREGKRKLIKAEDKRGCVKGKPIADYKPKQMQRVGSRGQSVEVTKALVEVNPKSIKRSNVEQVKSKEKGKAVMVRSQHGDIRSAPGKKVLEKAASNLKPPHVLSEGTEGATAKPREPHFESDGLKKTKNERNAKAQISKPIKSKDDQQSEHTPKHSTQQNLLTQVTSLVSDPGLEGSLRMVRAVADVIPFGSPSRSESACFSPQALKVKDPSLSGNARSSASDSLDSENSELGKRTAGSISITPGSLEQVTEERSSNVDPQDKGEEQEKSSGGEEEETSDESQRSDDRTPVKKESGRTGDEGEGGVGTSAESTDGHKIDFVARLTDSQECEPLLREDEDGGISEREGSEGEEGKSGTGTERGGESQSELEEKEDGSMEEEQEDEGISGSSEDQGKNSVGRGESEESEEEEDESAAMSESEEEEESGGTSERETESMKEESDSEEERNEEEEDGNEVESGEEEEKSDSVKSSEEEERESEENDSESSEQEEKEEVESEEEEDTSESDKSAEEEDESEVDSETEEEGEEEEEAESSAGEEEGEGEEEKEEVESDMDEGEGEEETSQIAEEESQEEEQEEENESGKAEEEEEVMESEAEEEEEAEQEDENEKEEEEEDDRRNKKKADVRKKSKANLRDGSSDAKAVRTQAKTKLKPTGFKI
- the LOC134007663 gene encoding transcriptional regulator ATRX-like isoform X1, with the translated sequence MAGEAVDDIPESGAVFTFGKSKFADNIPSKFWLKNDTPLNIACGDEHTALITENGKLFMFGSNNWGQLGLGSKTSVNKPTCVKALKAEKVRLVACGRNHTIVYTSRGHVYTSGGNNEGQLGLGDYEERTAFQLVNFLSTHGPIKMLAAGSNTSAALTESGKLFMWGDNAEGQIGLGKESNVTTPQEVTVGYAVSWVACGYYHSAFVTVDGGLFTFGERDSGKLGLTTDQLAGHRLPQLVRGVTQPVIKVACGGGHTVALTEEDVYTFGLGQFGQLGHGTFIFEVRLPRALEHFRKGRVQHIMCGENHTAVITDSGLLYTFGDGRHGKLGLGEENFTNQFKPTLCSRFLKYNVKAVTCGGCHMLVLARYRDKSCEEVTMEEDDVTENYLEKSYTELLGDTSTSLTRSLSARVRRRERERSPEQFGSMFHTLPSLTSGHLNPLSVSSQLAHRKVHNDIHQHRSTGSNQKERRNAKEGDCPVDNLTDNVSVKDLGDTTDFLNMTHVMKLDPSDKTLTLSPVQKRKGKLARRHVNDGAMEEKRGGEREKCKETQLPAEEDAPKPSPSPKRAELTQRKALPGAHAFQAQSPHHKSSRPWAPQSRGKENLIMALQAINPTEIKAHSASSKAVSVGGVSKAKSKPRPYAQAASREGKRKLIKAEDKRGCVKGKPIADYKPKQMQRVGSRGQSVEVTKALVEVNPKSIKRSNVEQVKSKEKGKAVMVRSQHGDIRSAPGKKVLEKAASNLKPPHVLSEGTEGATAKPREPHFESDGLKKTKNERNAKAQISKPIKSKDDQQSEHTPKHSTQQNLLTQVTSLVSDPGLEGSLRMVRAVADVIPFGSPSRSESACFSPQALKVKDPSLSGNARSSASDSLDSENSELGKRTAGSISITPGSLEQVTEERSSNVDPQDKGEEQEKSSGGEEEETSDESQRSDDRTPVKKESGRTGDEGEGGVGTSAESTDGHKIDFVARLTDSQECEPLLREDEDGGISEREGSEGEEGKSGTGTERGGESQSELEEKEDGSMEEEQEDEGISGSSEDQGKNSVGRGESEESEEEEDESAAMSESEEEEESGGTSERETESMKEESDSEEERNEEEEDGNEVESGEEEEKSDSVKSSEEEERESEENDSESSEQEEKEEVESEEEEDTSESDKSAEEEDESEVDSETEEEGEEEEEAESSAGEEEGEGEEEKEEVESDMDEGEGEEETSQIAEEESQEEEQEEENESGKAEEEEEVMESEAEEEEEAEQEDENEKEEEEEDDRRNKKKADVRKKSKANLRDGSSDAKAVRTQAKTKLKPTGKGQPAKKSHDSQQFWEDVLPQYLNLK